Part of the Trichoderma asperellum chromosome 1, complete sequence genome is shown below.
GTCTGATCAGAGCAACTTCAAGTCGTCAGCTCAGGCCACGGCGCAGGCTACTGCTCCATGGGGGAGATATATGGTTACGTGTCACGGCCCGAAAGTCCTGGCAACACACACAGGTTTGCGGAGGTTTGCATGTCTCCGCCACGAGGCCAGCACTAACATATGTCACTTCTAATATTAACCatgaatagtaatactactgctacccAGTCCTCTGCAGACTTGTATTACAAAGTAGTAATGCTAAAGCCCGCTAGCCGTTCATCTCTGGCCATTGTGGAACGAGTTTCAGGTGTTGGAAACCTAGTTCTCCAGCCCTCTCCAATCAGCCCTGGCCGAGGAGGCCTGATTCGCTCAGTTAGACTGTCAACAACATCAAGTTTCGGCCATGCTTGTGACAACCAGCTTCCCCATTCAGGTCCCGGTGTCGGGGCTAACTGCTGCCGTTGGACGCAACAGGAGCAGCAACTGCAGCTGGATCCTCAATGACCTGCCGCCCGTTATAGTTCAGCATACCAGTCTGGGCCTTGCTTCGGACCCGAAACGATTGCCAGTCCGGCTGGGATCTCAAGGAGGGGAGTAGCCCTCCAGTTTCTGGCTGAATGACCTGACCGCTCCGACCGGTCAGGATCTGCTTGACTACTGCCTCGGCAATAGATTCAGGCGCTTGTGCGGGCATTAAGAAAGGTGCCCCCTGATCGAAGCCGGTAAAGAGCTCCGTGGTGGTAGCTCCAGGATGGACTATTACGGTGCGGACTCTGGGAGCGTTGTATCGAGTCTTCAACTCAGCTGAAAGACCCTCATGGaatgccatggctgctgccttgGTTGCGGCGTAATCTACCATGTTGGGGACTGTAATCCATGAGGCAAAAGATGCCACCGTCACTACCATGCCGTGATTCTGGGACACGATATGCGGTAAGAAAGCCTGGGCAACCCAGTAATGGGCTAAGGCATTGACGTCAAACGTGAATCTTACATCCGCTGGCGTGGCATCTAGAATAGTCTTGCCGCGGACGACACCGGCgttgttgatgatgacgcTGGGGTGGCCGACTTGACTTGTTACCTtttcagcaacagcagccaggtTCTCTGGCGACCTAATGTCGCAATAGAAATGGTGGACTctcgaagctgcagcagcacacCGTCAGCtctgcaatgcaatgcagctGAGCAAAGCAGCTCGGCCCGGTTGTGACAGGCGATTAAGACTTACAGGCTGCATATGTCATCTTCTGAACATCCAGCACCACGACTGTGActttcatctcatccaagAGTTTCACTATGCAGGCGCCGATGCCCGCCGAGCCGCCTGTGATGAGCACAATCTCCTTTGACCAGTCATACTTGTCGTCGACCCAATTGTTTCGGACTTTGTCTGAGAGCCAACGGCCGACTCCACGCGCCACCGCGAGGTAGAAGAGCTTCCTCAGCCATCGTGCCGCTTTGGGGTGTAGAATCGAGAGGTCCTGACCCTTTTTGGTAAAACGAGCGAGAAGAAccaagggcagcaggaggtTCGGGTTAAGAACAGTTCTGCGGACGAGCTTTAGAACCACGTCGGCACAAAAACCTTCACGAGGGAGCATGCCCTTGTGCATCGGCATGGTGATGGTACTAGTATAGGGGTGATGGGAATATAAAGCTGCTTAAAAAGTGAATGGCAATACCAATTTGACCTGTTGATACGATGGCAGCGTGCAGTGGTATGAAGGCTTAGTCAACGGCTGATGATGGTCTTTATCGGCGACTTTGGTAAGAATCTGGCGAATCTGGCGTAGTCGGTAATTGCACAACGGTGGTTGGTCAAGACGCGTCGCATATACCGTAAACACCCAACAACAGCCTGCGGCACGAGAAATACAAAAACATGCAGTAAAGCCACGAGAAATACAGGGTGTTGCGATTCAAGATAAAACCGTCGCTTTGGCCTAGAATAGCTGCTGAAGGCCAATCTTATAATGGCGATCAGCACGGCAGAACCAAAGCATCCCGGTCATGAATTGCGCCCATGTGCGTCTCGTAGGCTACAGTTGCCGAGGCTTCTGTTTCATCGCAATGCGGGGAGCATCCTGCGACTGCAGATTATGGCAAACACTGCGATGCTGGAAGCAAAAGGGCTCCAAGCgctatactatatactataagagTGTGTGTTCATCAGTCAGAGAACCGAGCATGCTCTATGCTCCATTCAGTGTCTTCCCCGCATGGTAAATTAAGAGCTCGATCGGATGTGCgggtaaaagtaaaagagaagcagagatgTCGTAGCACCATCGCAGCCACTACTAAATGGTGGGGATTGTGTGGGAGAACCTGGAGATGGAGTGTGGTTGGCCGAATTTCCAATGCTGCTCTGCCGAGAGCTGTGCCGCGCAATATAGGCTTGGTTGCAAGTATGTGTAATAGCGCATTGGCCGACGGAGCACCAATTCCACTAACAGCGCCTTTCGTGTTGTAAAATTTCCTAATGCGTCTTGCCGATAGGAGACACGCCGCTCGAAGACCCAGTTTGCCCAGAGACTCAGCAAAACCGCTGCGAAACAGCTGAACAATTGGACACGGCAGAGACACCATTTGCGGATTCATTGATAATTAGTTTGGTATTAGTCGGCATGACTCCTTCGGAGGCCGGCGGGCCACGATATGGTGCTCCGGGCAACGGGCCCTATACAGCAGCTTAAATGAAGCGCAATCGCCAACTTTGTGGTTTAAACTTGAATATAAactctgctgctactgcataCCATCTTGCATAGAGCGACAAGCCAATCGAGATACCTATTACAATTAACGCACGTCAACAGCTGGGCATCTTTCTCGTCTCCAGAGACTACTGGCCAGAGTCGTTAAAGAGTGGGGGAGGAAACCATCAACTAGGTGGGGGAAACTCTCTCTGAGTGGCTTTGCAATTGAAGGAACAATAAAAAACCAGCCCTGGTCCTTCAAAGTCATTGGTCACCATGAACACTTCACGGCTCTCCGCCCTGCTACGGCAAACTGGATCAGCCCAGTCTCGGCTGCTGTCCTGCTCTTCACTTCCTCGCCATGCCGTGCAGCGACGAGGCTTGAGCGCTGCGGCGGGCTCAAATGCCATCCGGGACCTTCTTCAGGTATCCAGCGAAGTGTCTGATGCCATTGCGCAGAACAAGCCCGTTGTTGCCTTGGAGTCAACCATTTATACCCATGGGGCTTTGGGCAAGGACCTTGCGCGGGAGCATGAGGACTTGGTGCGAAGCACTGGCGGCATCCCGGCCATTATTGCTATTGTGGACGGCGTGCCGAAAGTTGGTGTCACGACTGATGAGATTATTCGGATGATTGAGGAAGAGGGCACAGTCAAGGCTTCGCGAAGAGATATTTCCTACTTGGTGGGCATGGTAAGTTCTGCTTTCTtctggtaaaaaaaaaagaaataaaaagtcAACTTGTCTAACTGATTTTCTATAGGGCCTTGCTGGACGCAAGATTCACGGCGGCACAACTATCGCCGGTACTATGCTTCTGGCCAGATTGGCCGGCATCAGAGTCTTTGGAACCGGTGGCCTTGGAGGTGTTCACCGCGGAGGCGAGAACTCCATGGACATTTCAGCCGACCTCACTGAGCTGGGGAGGACGCGAGTTGCTGTCATCAGCAGTGGCTGCAAGGGATTCCTTGACATCCCCCGCACACTCGAGTATCTCGAGACTCAGGGCTGCTTGGTATCGACCTTTGCAGATGGGCGGAGTGGCAAGGTTGACTTCCCGGCCTTTTGGGCGAGAGACAGCGGCATCAAGAGCCCGTCAGTCACATACACTGAAAGGGAGGCTGCGGCCATGATCCTGGCCCAGGAGAAGCTCAACATCGAGTCAGGCATGCTCTTTGCCAACCCCATTCCCGAGGAGTTTGCTGTTCCCGCAAAGGAAATGCAGGCTCACATCGAGCAGGCTGTCGCCGAGGCAGACCAGAAGGGCTTCACCGGCAGTGCCAACACCCCGTATGTCTTGCAAAGACTCAAGGAGCTCACTGGCGAGAAGGCAGTGATTGCCAACAAGGCGCTGGTGCGATCCAACATTGTGAGGGCGACCAACATCGCAGTGGAGTTGTCACGCTTGCTGAGCCAGGGAACGAGCTCGTAAGTCATTTTATTTTGGGGCCTAGTTGTATTTGTATTTTGTATTACGAAAGATGGCTCTAATCGGTTAGATAGAACTTCATCAGATCATAGTGTGGcgttttcatcatcatcaaaagtCGAAAATAAACCATCATCTACATTAAAAGCAAATCCCAAAGCTGACATACTCGTTGCTGGATCGGTCGCTGTGGACCTCAGCTGTGACTACACCAGCCTCAACGGCGGCGATGGCCAGCCGAAAGCTCATACCTCTAACCCGGCTAGCATAAGCCAGTCAATCGGCGGTGTAGGCCATAACGTTGCTCTGGCCGCTCATCGAGCAAGCCGCCAAGCTCACGTCAAGTTCAGCAGCATGGTTGGCGATGACATGTAGGCGAGCCCTTTcatgttgatgttgaacaAGATCTAATATCGTGGCTGACATACACATAGTGCAGGCGATACGGTCCTCTCGGCTTTGGAAGCTTCCGGGCTTGATCCCACATACGTGAAGAAACTTGACAGGACAGAGCACCCTGGAAGCCGAACCGCTCAGTACGTTGCTATAAACGACTCCAGT
Proteins encoded:
- a CDS encoding uncharacterized protein (EggNog:ENOG41), whose translation is MPMHKGMLPREGFCADVVLKLVRRTVLNPNLLLPLVLLARFTKKGQDLSILHPKAARWLRKLFYLAVARGVGRWLSDKVRNNWVDDKYDWSKEIVLITGGSAGIGACIVKLLDEMKVTVVVLDVQKMTYAASSRVHHFYCDIRSPENLAAVAEKVTSQVGHPSVIINNAGVVRGKTILDATPADVRFTFDVNALAHYWVAQAFLPHIVSQNHGMVVTVASFASWITVPNMVDYAATKAAAMAFHEGLSAELKTRYNAPRVRTVIVHPGATTTELFTGFDQGAPFLMPAQAPESIAEAVVKQILTGRSGQVIQPETGGLLPSLRSQPDWQSFRVRSKAQTGMLNYNGRQVIEDPAAVAAPVASNGSS